The following proteins are encoded in a genomic region of Primulina huaijiensis isolate GDHJ02 chromosome 3, ASM1229523v2, whole genome shotgun sequence:
- the LOC140973551 gene encoding uncharacterized protein, translating into MLAFTRNHLTMAPSVLSQSFFTTLTPSQSSISRSCTGNASPFSVSVKQSALFSGSHVVSAYFRWPRKGFIANFNPSGDIISAVETPIELKYPAFPTVMDINQIREILPHRFPFLLVDRVIEYNPGVSVVAIKNVTINDNFFPGHFPNRPIMPGVLMVEAMAQVGGLIMLQPEVGGSRDNFFFAGVDKVRFRKPVIAGDTLVMRMNLVKLQKRFGIAKMEGKAYVGGEVVCEGEFLMAMGS; encoded by the exons ATGTTGGCCTTCACTCGCAATCACTTGACAATGGCGCCCTCAGTTTTGTCCCAAAGTTTCTTTACCACCCTCACTCCTTCGCAGTCATCAATTTCGAGGAGTTGTACTGGAAATGCTTCGCCTTTCTCTGTTTCTGTTAAGCAATCTGCTCTTTTCTCCGGATCCCACGTCGTTTCCGCCTATTTCAGGTGGCCCCGCAAAGGTTTTATCGCCAACTTCAATCCCTCTGGAGATATCATCTCAGCTGTTGAAACCCCGATTGAATTGA AGTACCCAGCATTTCCGACAGTCATGGACATTAACCAGATTCGGGAGATTTTACCTCACCG ATTTCCCTTTCTGTTGGTGGATAGAGTTATTGAATACAATCCAGGTGTATCAGTTGTGGCTATCAAGAATGTGACGATAAATGATAATTTCTTTCCCGGCCATTTTCCCAATAGGCCAATTATGCCTGGCGTGCTCATGGTTGAG GCCATGGCTCAGGTTGGTGGATTGATTATGCTGCAACCAGAAGTAGGAGGCTCGCGCGATAATTTCTTCTTTGCTGGAGTCGACAAAGTTAGATTCAGGAAGCCCGTAATTGCAGGAGACACCCTAGTTATGAGAATGAACCTCGTGAAGCTTCAGAAACGCTTTGGAATTGCAAAGATGGAAGGAAAAGCATATGTTGGAGGTGAAGTTGTTTGTGAAGGTGAATTCTTGATGGCTATGGGGAGCTGA